The stretch of DNA CCGGTTAAAAAAATGGCAACTATCGGATGTAAATTTTTATAAGTTGTTAAATAAAATATTATTCCAAAAGTAACAATTGAATATATTGTATAAAAATCAGAATCAATAACAGCTATACAACTAGATGCAATCAATCCAAGTATAACATGTCTAATTCCAATAAAAAAATTTTTTATATGTACATTATCTTTAAATTTTTTCATAAAAAATACAATTAAAGTTATCAGGATAAAACTCGGAAGGACAACAGCTATTGTGGTAATCAATGAACCAAAAAAACCATTACCCACTGTATATCCGATGAATGTTGCAAGATTTATAGCCACCGGTCCGGGTGTCATTTGAGAAATAGTAACAAAATTTATAAAATCAGCCATTCCAATCCAACCATATTTATCCACAACCATAGATATAATCAGTGGAATCATAGCATATCCTCCACCGAAATTATATGTTCCTATAAATAAAAATACTAAAAACAAGCTAATTAAAATCATTTTATCTCCTTTTAGCTATCAAAATTCTATCAAAACCGGCAAAATCCTTTTTGGCAATCAAAATTTCAAATCCATTTTCAATTAGTAAATTAGAAATAATTTCCATTTGATTATATCCTATTTCAAAAGCTAAAACTCCTTTTTCAGATAAATAATCTAAAGAATTTATAATTATTTCTCTATAGAAAAACAGTCCATCTTGCCCGCCATAAAGAGCATTTTGTGGTTCAAAAGATAATTCTTTTTCTAGAGTTTTCATTTCAGCATCATCAATATAAGGAGGATTTGACACTATAATATCAAAATGTTTCTCATCTACCTTTGAAAAAATATCACTTTCAAAAAATTTTATATTTTGTAAATTTAATTTTTCTTTATTTTTGTTTGATAAATTTATAGCTTCCTTGCTTATATCTACTCCATAAATATAAGATTTATACAAATTTTTTGCTAAAGCGAGACTTATGGCTCCACTACCACAGCCTATATCTAAAATTTTATCTTTTTTACAGTTCAATTTTACAATTTCATCAACCAAAATTTCAGTTTCAAATCTTGGAATTAAAGCTGATTCATCAACAAATAACTCCAAACCGTAAAATTCCCATTTCCCGAAAATGTATTGTAAAGGATAATTTTGTTTCCTTTTTTCAATTATTTCTAAAAAATCATTATATATAGAATCAACACAAAATCTTAAATCCATTTTTAATTCAACAGACTTTTTTCCCGTTAAGTACTCTAAAATTAACCAATTTTCATTTGTGCCCCCATGCTTTTCAATTAATTCTTTTATGTTCATAATAAACTCCAATTCTAAGAAATTTTAGAATACAACTCATAAACAAAATTATAAAAATCATCAGTAACGGTTACTAGAAAAGAATATTCATTATACTTTAAAGTAGCCGTCCTGTCTTCTGCAGATAAAGAAATACTGAATACATTATTATTACTTTCAAAAGTTATAGTTATATCCTCTGTTCCCATAGTAAGTTCGGAATTAGAAACGAATTTACTAAATTCAAACTTTGAAATAACATCCCCTATTAATTTTTTATCTTCTATAATATATTTTTTATCATTTCCGGCTTTAGTAATTACTATCTTATTCAATTCTTGAGGAGATAAATATTTTTTTTCAATTTTTAAAACATCATTATTATTTATATCTGTAACTATATAATATTTTTCTCTTTCTTTCCTCACTTTTGCTCTTTCAAGACTTGATTGATAAAAAATCAATCCTAATCCCACAATTTCTATAATTAAAACTAGAATAACTATATTTTTAATATTTTTTTTCATAAAATACTCCTCCGATATTTAAGTCAAAAATAAATTAGAATCTTAACCATAATCCACTATTATTTTATCATAATTTGAAAAAAAAATAAATTAAAATTGACAATGACTAGCTATCTCTTGTACTTTATTGATAAATATATTTTATAAAATTATATTATTTCATAAAAAAAGAGATGAATTTCTCACTCACCCCTTAAAATTCTTTTTGTAAATATTCCAAAAATGCCTTTATATCTTTAAATTCTTTATATACCGCGGCAAAACGAATATAAGAAACCTCATCAAGTGATTTTAAATATTTTAAAACCAACTCCCCAATCTGAGTAGATTTAATCTCATTTTTATAATTCTGCCTTATATCCATCTCAATACTATCTATAACGGACTCTATTTCTTTATCTTGAATATTTCTTTTTTCACAGCATTTTTTTATACCTGCAAAAACTTTATTCCTCGAAAAAATTTGCCTGGAACCATCTTTTTTTAATACAAAAATTACAAACTCCGGCATTTTTTCATAAGTAGTAAACTTATAATTACAAATTTCACAAACTCTTCTTCTCTTGACATAAGTTTTATCATTCGAATTTCTTGAATCTAAAACCCTTGTAGTTTCCGCTCCGCAATTAGGACACTTCATTATCTTAAGAAACTTGGAATATCTAAATCTAATCCATCATCTTTTTTATCTAAAGAAGATTTTTTTTCAACACCTGATGATTTTCTAATCCCTCCGGCTACAAGCGGATCGAATCCTGTTGCAATAACAGTAATTTTGATATTGTCTCCAAGTGATTCATCAACTCCTGTACCAAAAATAACATTAGCATCTCCATCAATGGCTTCTCTAATTAACTCTGCAGCTTCATGTGCTTCAAAAAGTCCGACATTCGCAGCTGTAACATTAAGAAGAACAGCTTTGGCACCATCAATAGAAGTTTCAAGCAATGGACTGTTAATTGCCATTTTTGCAGCTTCAATAGCTCTATTTTCTCCGCTTGCTATACCAATTCCCATATGAGCAACGCCTTGATCTTGCATTACTGATTTTACATCTGCAAAATCCAAGTTTATTACGCTAGGAACAGCAATTAAATCAGAAATACCTTGAATACCATTCATCAAAACTTCATCTGCCTTAGCAAATGCTTCTAACATAGTAGTTCTCTTTTCAGAAATTTGGATTAGTTTATCATTTGGAATAGTTATTAATGTATCAACTTTTTCTTTAAGTGCTTCTATTCCTTGTTCTGCTTGAATTGCTCTTTTTCTTCCTTCAAAAGTAAATGGTTTAGTAACTACACCTACAGTTAGAATTCCCATTTCTTTAGCAATACTAGCAACTATCGGAGCAGCACCCGTTCCTGTTCCACCACCCATACCGGCAGTTACAAAAACCATATCGGTTCCTTCAAGAGCTCTCATTAT from Parvimonas micra encodes:
- the ftsZ gene encoding cell division protein FtsZ produces the protein MAFEMEVYGNDLAKIKVFGIGGGGNNAISRMKQSGLRGVDFVAVNTDRQILNSIDIETKIQIGEKLTRGLGAGANPSVGEKAAEESKEEIMRALEGTDMVFVTAGMGGGTGTGAAPIVASIAKEMGILTVGVVTKPFTFEGRKRAIQAEQGIEALKEKVDTLITIPNDKLIQISEKRTTMLEAFAKADEVLMNGIQGISDLIAVPSVINLDFADVKSVMQDQGVAHMGIGIASGENRAIEAAKMAINSPLLETSIDGAKAVLLNVTAANVGLFEAHEAAELIREAIDGDANVIFGTGVDESLGDNIKITVIATGFDPLVAGGIRKSSGVEKKSSLDKKDDGLDLDIPSFLR
- the prmC gene encoding peptide chain release factor N(5)-glutamine methyltransferase, with amino-acid sequence MNIKELIEKHGGTNENWLILEYLTGKKSVELKMDLRFCVDSIYNDFLEIIEKRKQNYPLQYIFGKWEFYGLELFVDESALIPRFETEILVDEIVKLNCKKDKILDIGCGSGAISLALAKNLYKSYIYGVDISKEAINLSNKNKEKLNLQNIKFFESDIFSKVDEKHFDIIVSNPPYIDDAEMKTLEKELSFEPQNALYGGQDGLFFYREIIINSLDYLSEKGVLAFEIGYNQMEIISNLLIENGFEILIAKKDFAGFDRILIAKRR
- the nrdR gene encoding transcriptional regulator NrdR; amino-acid sequence: MKCPNCGAETTRVLDSRNSNDKTYVKRRRVCEICNYKFTTYEKMPEFVIFVLKKDGSRQIFSRNKVFAGIKKCCEKRNIQDKEIESVIDSIEMDIRQNYKNEIKSTQIGELVLKYLKSLDEVSYIRFAAVYKEFKDIKAFLEYLQKEF
- a CDS encoding chromate transporter; amino-acid sequence: MILISLFLVFLFIGTYNFGGGYAMIPLIISMVVDKYGWIGMADFINFVTISQMTPGPVAINLATFIGYTVGNGFFGSLITTIAVVLPSFILITLIVFFMKKFKDNVHIKNFFIGIRHVILGLIASSCIAVIDSDFYTIYSIVTFGIIFYLTTYKNLHPIVAIFLTGIIGMWIV